The Candidatus Equadaptatus faecalis DNA segment TGTAAATACTGAAATAGAGCCGTACCCATCTGGGCACAGGCTGGATTCTGCGCTGCTCCTGCCGGAGCCCGCAGAAAGACACAGATTTTAAAGGTTCTAAAGCTTATAGCTAACTAAGTGCGCCATTGACGGGTTTAATTCTTCATTATTCATTCTGCATTATTCATTGTATTGTAATTGTTTCTTTTTGTAATTGTTCTTTATCGTAATTGGTTCTCTTGGTAATTGGTTCTTTCCGTAATTGCTTCTTGGTTTTCCCGCGCCGTTTTTTACCATTTGTTGAAATGCACTCTTGCTTCGTTTATTTCTCCGTGAGGCTCTTTTTCTTCGTCAGGATATCCGATTGCGGCAAGACCGACTACGCGTATTTCAGACGGAACTTCAAGAATTTCGCGCACTTTGTCTTCCCTGTCTTCGCGGGCAAGTATTCCGAGCCAGACAGAACCCAGACCAAGCGATTTTGCGGCGACGAGGATATTTTCCATTGCAGCCGCAGCGTCTTCTTCCCAAAGGACAAGTTCTTCGGCGCCCCGCTTTGTTTCGGAGCAGACCGCTATACAAAGAGGCGCCTGATAGAGCATTTTTCCGTACTGCAGATTGTCGGCAAGCGTATCCAGTATTTTTCTGTCTTCAATAACGACAAAATCCGTTCCGCGCTGATTTTTTGCGGACGGGGCGGCAAAAGCCGCTTCAAGCAGCAGTTTTTTGCTGTCGTCCGAGATTTTTTCCCGCGTGAATTTGCGTATGCTTCTGCGTCCGAGTATTGCTTTTAAGGTTTCGTTCATTGTTCTGCCTCCGTTTTATGCCGGCACGATTACTCTGCCGCTTATTGGTGAAGAAAGCGCTATTGAGGTTGTGGATATGCCGCAGCCGGCAAATTTTGTAACTATGGTTTCAAGTTCGGATACTGATTTGACCACAACCTTGAGCATCACTCCGTCGCTGCCTGTCAGATGATGGCACTCAAGCACCTCCGGAAGCGCACGGGCAATGTCGTCTGCCTGTGCAAGACAGGCCGCAGACGAATTGAGGCGTATGAATGCCATAACCGAGTAACCCACTTTCAAAGGGTCAACAACTGCCCTGTACCCTGTAATTATCCCCGCTTTTTCAAGCTTTCTGACTCTGTCCGCAGCGGCTGGTGAAGAAATTCCCGTCCTGCGCGCAAGTTCGTTGAAAGAAACCCTTGCGTCCTCCTGGAGGATTTTAATGATTTCTCTTCCTTTTTCGTCCAAAAGTCTGCTGCTGTTCAAGTTAAACACCTTCCCTTATTTTTTACTGCTTCCCGTGCATATTTTAACCGAATATTTTAAAAATGGAAAGTATTTTGCGAAATTTATATAAAAAGCAAAGATAAAAAAGCGCCCCGCTTTGCGGGGCACTGATATTCTGCCGTTCAATACTATTTTTTAAGTTCGGCGATGACGTCCTGAGTGATATCTGTTCCGCCGTACATGACAGTAGCCGCAGCGTGTACCATACCAAGCTTTTTCGATTTGGCAACTTTGGCTATTGCTGCGCGGAAATCGTTAAGAACGGGTTCCATAAGTTTGCGTTCTTCCTGCATAAGCTGCTGCTGTGCTTCCTGTGCAAGCTGCTGCTGTTTTGCCGTGTCTTTTTCAGCGCGGATTGCCGCTTCTTTCTGCTGCGCGAGCGCCGCAAGCTGCTGGCGTGCCTGTGCAAATTTCGGGTAGTTCGCAAGAACCGCGTCCGCATTAACAACGCCGTCCGCCGCAAACGCCGCAACAGCACTCAGCACCGTAAAAACCGCCGCAAGAATAAATACTGCTTTTTTCACCGTACAACGCCTCCTTTCAAATGTACAATTTCTGAACACAATTGTATTTTAGACCAACAACACACAAAATGCAATCGGGTAAAATTACTGATTTATTCCCAGTTGTTTAAATCTTTGGCGTTTCCTTCCCCGCCTTCGGCGCCGTCAGAACCGTAGGATATTATGTCAAAATCGCCGTGCTGTCCCGGGCAGATGTATATAAATTCCCTTCCCCACGCGTCCTTCGGCACTTTTTTCATATAGCCGCCCTGTTTGTAGTTCATTGGCTCGGGAGGCAGCGTCGGTGCTTTTACAAGCGCCGCAAGTCCCTGCTCCGTCGCCGGGAAAAATCCGTTGTCAAGCTGAAAGAGCCCGAGCACCTGTTCAAGCTGCGAAATCTGAATTTTTGTCGTTTTGATTTTCGCTTCGTCGCTCTGTCCGATCAGACGGGGACCCACAAGAGCTGAGAGCATACCGATGATAACAACGACGATCATAATTTCGATCAGTGTAAAACCTGCGTGTCTTTTCATACAAATACCTCCGTTTAAAGATAATTACAGATTACTAATTACCAAGTACCAATTACTATAAAATACAATTACCAGAAGAAACAATTACTGATAAAAAACAATTACTATAAAATACAATCCTAATCTCGTCATACCGCAATGCTTCTATGCGGTATCCAGCGTCTTTTTCTTCTAAAACCCAACGGGCTTCGCCCGTAAAGTCACTGGATTCCGCGCCTCCGCGCTGCTTCGCGCGGAATGACGTTTTTTTTGCTTTTAGCTTACCGCTTAATGTTTCTCTTCGTCTTTCTGCGGGCTCCGTCAGGAGCAGGTTTTGCGCAGCCTGCCTGTGCCCAGTATGGGTATGCCCCGCAGGGGTAAATCCAGTGTCTTTTTCGCTTCGCTTCACTCGCGAAAGCCTCCGGATACCGTATTTCTACGGTATGACGGTGATTTTTTGCTTTTAGCTTGCAGTTTTTGGCTTAATGCTTACCGCTTACCGCTTAGTGCTTACCGCTTATAGCTTCCGGCTTTTAGCTTGCAACTTGCAGCTTGCAGCTTATAGCTTTCTTTACATTCACATTCCCGCAAGCGACGACAAGTCGAAAATAGGCAGCAGAACCGCTATGACAACAAAACCAACCAGAACACCCATCACGAGAATTATCATGGGTTCCGCAAGCGTGCTCCAGCGCTCCATTGAAT contains these protein-coding regions:
- a CDS encoding nitroreductase family protein, which codes for MNETLKAILGRRSIRKFTREKISDDSKKLLLEAAFAAPSAKNQRGTDFVVIEDRKILDTLADNLQYGKMLYQAPLCIAVCSETKRGAEELVLWEEDAAAAMENILVAAKSLGLGSVWLGILAREDREDKVREILEVPSEIRVVGLAAIGYPDEEKEPHGEINEARVHFNKW
- a CDS encoding Lrp/AsnC family transcriptional regulator, producing the protein MNSSRLLDEKGREIIKILQEDARVSFNELARRTGISSPAAADRVRKLEKAGIITGYRAVVDPLKVGYSVMAFIRLNSSAACLAQADDIARALPEVLECHHLTGSDGVMLKVVVKSVSELETIVTKFAGCGISTTSIALSSPISGRVIVPA
- a CDS encoding OmpH family outer membrane protein yields the protein MKKAVFILAAVFTVLSAVAAFAADGVVNADAVLANYPKFAQARQQLAALAQQKEAAIRAEKDTAKQQQLAQEAQQQLMQEERKLMEPVLNDFRAAIAKVAKSKKLGMVHAAATVMYGGTDITQDVIAELKK
- the gspG gene encoding type II secretion system major pseudopilin GspG, producing MKRHAGFTLIEIMIVVVIIGMLSALVGPRLIGQSDEAKIKTTKIQISQLEQVLGLFQLDNGFFPATEQGLAALVKAPTLPPEPMNYKQGGYMKKVPKDAWGREFIYICPGQHGDFDIISYGSDGAEGGEGNAKDLNNWE